The sequence CGCCATGCCTGGGACCTCGATCTGATCGTCGAGGAGCTTTTCACCAACATGGTAAAGTACGCCCCCGGTCGCCATCCCATCCGGGTCGGACTGGATTGGGAGCGACCCGTTCTGACGGTTCAGCTCCGCGACTTCGGCGTTCCGGCTTTCGACCCTACCCGAGCCCCGAAACCCGACGTCGAGGCCCCGGTCTCCGAGCGGCGTGCCGGGGGGCTGGGGATCCATTTGGTGCGCAGCATCGCCGACGCGCTCGAGTACCAGCACCGGGACGGCGACAGCGTCGTCACGGTAAGGAAGAGGCTCGACCCCTGATGTTCGAGATCCAAGTCGTGGAGCAGGGCCTCGTGCGGCTGACCGGCCGGCTGGACGCCTCTCAATCCGATCACGCTCAGAGTGTCTTGGCGGAATTGCACCATTCCCTGACGCTCGACTGCGCCCAGCTCGACTACATCTCCAGCGCCGGCATCGGCGTGCTGATGGAGACCTACAAGCGGCTCACGGCCCGTGGCCAGACGGTCCGGCTGGTCAACCTGCTGCCGCGAGTCCGTAACGTGTTCGCCTACGCTGGGCTCGATCGTATTTTCACGATTGAATAGCAGCGCCAAACGGGCGCGGGCATCAACCTTAGGCCGCGGGCGGTGTCCTTATGACCGAGTTGGACGAGATCGCCCTCGTAACCCGGGCACTGAACGGGGACGAGGAAGCATTCGGAGATCTCGTGGATGCGTACGGTCGGGTGATCTACAACCTCGCCCTGCGAATGGTTGGCGATCCCGAGGATGCCCGGGATCTCTCCCAGATCGCGTTCGTCAAGGCGTGGGAGAAGCTCTCGACCTTCGATCGCCAGCATCGGTTCTTCAGCTGGCTCTACCGGATCGCGCTCAATGAATGCCTCAACTTCCGCAAACGACGCCGAGTGCACGAACCCCTGGACGTGGCGATGCCCTCTCATCAGGCCGGTCCCGAAGCAAGCTACGAGCGCTCGGAAGAGTCCGAGCGGGTTCAGGTCGCGATGATGCGTCTGCGCGCTGAAGATCGCGAGGTTCTCGTGCTCCGGCACTTTCTGCGGCTCTCGCACAGGGAGATGAGCGAGATGATGCACGTGCCCGAGAAGACCGTGAAGTCGCGCCTGCACACCGCCCGAGTCCGACTCGAGGGGCAGCTGCGCGCTCAGGGAGTCGAAGCCCCATGATTCCGACCGAGTACGAGCGCCTGCTCCAGGAGGCACTGGACGGCGAAGCCACCGCCGCCGAACGCGAGCGGCTCGCGGCCTGGCTCGCCACTCATCCTGAGGGGCGCGCGCGCCGCGCCGAGCTCCAGGCGCTGTTCGATTCGCTGGGCCGCACACCGCCGGCCGAGACCCCGAGCGACCTCCGCGGAGCGGTGCTGGCCGAGATTCGCGCCCGGCGAACCCAGGCGCAGCCCTCGCCGCGCCCGGCCGGCCGATCGCCGATCGGCCGCCGCCCGCTGTTCGCGGTGCTGACACCGTTCGCCATGGGGTTGCTGGCCGGTGTCCTCGGTTTCGCCGCCTTCACCGGTCGCTTCGGCCGGACCCCCTCGCCCTCGACCGACGTGAGCGGGTCGATGGCGCCCCTGGAGCAGACCCGGGGCGACGCCCTGACCCTGAACCAGGGCACGGCGCGGCTCGAGGCCTTCCTGACCGAGGGCGAGGGGACTCGGCGTCTGGGCCTGCGGCTGACCCCCGAGGCGAGCGTGGTGGTCGAGATCACCTACGACCCGGCCGTGACCAGCGTGGTGGCGCTGCGTTCTCCCGAGGGCGCAGACGCCAGCGTCCAGCTGTCACCCGGATTGGTGCGCTTCAATCCCGGCACGGGAGGGCGCTTCGAGTTGGAGCTTAAGGCCACGGGGAGCGCTCGGGCGCCCCTGCAGCTGGCCCTGGTCTCCCCGGGCGGGCGCGCGCAGGGAACGCTGCCTCCGCCGACATCCCCCAGGAGGTAGGCCGCCAGCGCCGCCAACCTTTTCCGGAGTGACGTGTCCTTGTTCCTGAAGTTTCACAGGTCGCAGCGAGTGTTCGGACAGATACCCCAGGTTCTCAAAGGAGGCCGACCATGAAGAACAACCGCAATCTCATCATCATCGTCGCCATCGTGGCTCTGGGCGTCGCGTTTCTGGCGTTCAAGGCTCTCACCCCGCCGAAGACCGGCGTCGAGGCGACGATCGGAGGCGCGAATCGCTACGCCTCTCAGCAGATGAGCGGGAAGGACGTGACGCTCAAGGATCCGCAGGTGCAGGCGTTTCTGCAGAGCGACGTCTTTCATCAGATTCAGACCAATCCCGAGTACGCTCACATCATCGCCAGCGACGGGTTTGCCAAGCTCGCGGCCAGCGACAATTTCGCCAAGATCGTGAGCTCGGACGCGTTCCTGAAGCTTTCGGCCGGCGACAATCTGGCGAAGGTGGCGGCGAGCGATGGTTTCGCCAAGGTCGTGGGTGACGCGGGATTCGCACACCTGGCCTCGAACGACGCATTCGCGAAGCTGGTGAGCAACGACAACTTCGCCAGGCTCGCGGCGATGGACGGTTTCAAGCGGCTGATGGGCGCCGCCGACGCCGCCAAGATCACCAGCCCGGCCGACTATAACAAGCTGGTCATGGGCGCGGACAACGCGGCAATCCGCAACACCGCGGAGTGGAAGTCGATCGCGTCGACCGGCGATCTGTCGAAGTGCGTGATGACCGAAGGCTTTGCCCGCATCGCGAGCGGCGACGGCCTGGCCAAGCTCTGCGCGACGGATGGATTCGCCAGGCTGGTCAGCGACGACAACTTCGCCAAGCTGTGCTCGATGGACGGATTCGCGAAGATGGCCTCCACCGACGGACTCAAGGTGATGGCGGCGGATGGATTCTCGAAGATGGTCGCCGACGACAACTTCAAGCAGGTGATCGGCGACGCGGGATTCGCCAGGCTCGCGACCTCCGGCGATCTCTCCAAGGCAGTGCTGCCCTCGGGCGAGTAAGCCCAAACCAGGTTCCCCCTCCACCGGGAACTGCGAGGCGGGGAGGCTCCGCGCAAGGCGGAGTCTCCTCGTCGTTCGTTCCGGAGAGCCGCCCCAATGCGCCGCCTGCGAACACGTCCCATTCCACTCGGCTGGCTGCTGCCGCTCCTGCTGGGATCGCTTCTCCCCGGCTTCGCGTACGCCCGCAATCCCTACCAGTGCATCGAGACCCGGGATCTGCGCCTCATCTATCCGGGCTCCACGCTCGGGTTCATGGCGGACTACACCGCGCGCTGCTTCGAGAACTCGATGCGCTTCCATCGCCAGAATTTCGGCTACACGCCCGGCGAAAAGGTGACCGTGATGCTGGTGGACAACTCCGACTACGGCAACGCCGCCGTGGTCGGAAGCCCCCGGAACACCATGAGCATTCAGATCGAGCCGACCAACTTCGTCTACGAAACCGCGCCCTCGAACGAACGCATCAACTTCATCATGAACCACGAGCTGGCGCACATCGTGACGCTCGACCAGGCCGCCAGTGGCGACCGATTCTTCCGCAACCTGTTCTTCGGAAAGGTTCGCGAGTCGGCCGAGCACCCGGAGACCATCCTCTACGGCTTTCTCAGCATGCCGCGCCGCGCGGCACCGCGCTGGCATCGCGAAGGCACCGCGGTGTTCTTCGAGACTTGGATGTCGGGCGGGCTCGGCCGCGCGCAGGGCCCCTACGACGAGATGTTCTTCCGCGCGCTGGTGCGCGATCAGCGACACTTCTACGACCCGCTCGGTCTCGAAGCCCAGGGCGCGCGAACCGACTTCCAGGTGGGGGTGAACTCCTATCTGTACGGTACGCGGTTCATGACCTGGATGGCGGACCGATTCGGTCCGGACGCGTTCATGAGCTGGGTGTCGCGCCGCGAGGGCTCGAGCGCCTACTACGCCCGGCAGTTCCGCAAGGTCACCGGCCTCCCGCTGATCGAAGGATGGAGGCAATGGGAGGACGATGAGCGCAAGTTCCAGAGCGCCAATCTGGACTCGGTGCGGAAGTTTCCGACGACTTCATACCGAGATCTCTCGAAGCGCGCGCTCGGATCGGTGTCGCGCGCCTGCGCCGACACGGCCGCCCGCACGATCTACGCGGCGGTCTTCTACCCGGGCACCGTCGCGCACGTCGCGGCGATCCCGATGGACGGCGGGCCGATCCGCAAACTTCACGAGGTGAAGGGGCCGGCGCTCCATTTCGTCTGCTCGCTGGCCTGGGATCCCGAAGGCCGCACGCTCTTCTATTCCACCGACAACAACGACTGGCGGGATCTGTGCGAGCTGGATCCCAGGACCGGCCGCTCGAAGCGGCTGATGAAGGACGCGCGCCTCGGCGATCTCGCGTTCGATCGCCAGGATCGTTCGCTGTGGGCGGTCCGCCACTTCAACGGACTCTCCACCGTGGTCCGTATTCCGCCGCCTTATACCGACTACCACCGGATCGCGACCTTCCCCTACTCGGAAGACGTCTACGATCTCGACATCTCGCCCGACGGAACCCGGCTCTCGCTGTCGATGGCTTCGGCGAGCGGCCGGCAATCGCTTCGGGTCTACGACATCGCCACCCTCGCGCAGGGTGACACCACCGGTCGCACGATCTACGACTTCGGCAATTCCATCCCCACCAGCTTCGTGTTCTCCCCCGACGGTCGCTATCTGTTCGGCAGCTCGTACTACACCGGCGTCTCGAACATCTTCCGCTACGACCTCTCCGCCGATTCGATGGACGTGGTGACCAATGCGGAGATCGGCTTCTTCCGGCCGGTGCCGCTGCGCGGCGACTCGCTGGTGGTGTTCCGGTATTCGGGGGGAGGCTTCGTGCCGGCCATGATCGAGGCCCACCCGCTCACCGATGTCAGCGCCATCAACTTCTTCGGCGCCGGTGTGATCGCGCGCCACCCCCAGCTCGAGAGCTGGAAGATCCCGCCTCCCAGCTCGGTGCCGATCGACTCCCTGATCACGCATCGGGGCCCCTACCGCCCGCTCCGCAGCGTACGCATGGTGAGCCTGTATCCGGTGGTCGAGACCTACAAGGCCTACACCGGAGTCGGCCTGCAGGCGAAATTCGCCGACCCCGCGACCTTTCACGATCTGACGCTCACCGGCTCGTACACGCCTCAGACCGTGTTGCCCGCCGAGGAGGAATGGCACGGCAGGCTCGACTACAGGCGTTCGGCCTGGGAAGTGCGTCTGCTCTACAACCCGGCCTCGTTCTACGACCTGGTCGGGCCGACCAAGACCAGCCGCAAGGGCCAATCCGGGCAGATTTACTGGGACCATTCGCTGGTGCGCGACGATCCGCACACCCTCGATCTCCACGCCGGCGTCGAGGGCTGGACCGGGCTCGAGCGACTGCCGGACAACCAGAACGTCGCGACCTCGCCGGACTTTCAACGGCTGGTCGCGGGCACCATCGAGCTGCGCGAGAAGAACACGCGCTCGTCGATCGGCTCGGTGGATCCCGAAAAGGGCTGGCTCGGCCGGTTGACCGGAAACTTCAATCTGGTCCGCTTCGAACGGCCGGACCACTCGTGGTGGAAGGGATTCCCGATGATCGAGGCCACCGCCGACGCCGGAGTGCCGCTGCCGCTCCGCAACTCATCGATCTGGTTGCGCACCGCCGGTGGCATCTCGCCCGGCGATCGCCAGGAGCCGTTCGCCAATTTCTTCTTTGGAGCGTTTGGCAACAACATTCTGGACTGGCAGGAAGTGAAACGTTACCGCGTGAGCCAGAGCTTCCCGGGAATCCAGATCGACGAGGCGGCCGGCACCCACTACGCTCGCGCCATGCTGGATTGGAATCTGCCGCCGCTGCACTTCGAACGCCAGGGAGTGCCCGGCTTCTACGCCACCTGGCTGCGCACCTCACTGTTCGGCTCGGCGCTCTCGACGAATTTCGACGACCCGGCCCTCCGGCAGACGCTTGGCGATCTCGGGGCGCAGCTCGACCTCCGCATCACGCTGCTGTCGCAGCAGCCCTTCACGCTGTCGGTCGGCTACGCCCAGGCCTACCAGCGAGATCTTCCCATCCGGCACGAATGGATGGCGTCGCTCAAAGTCCTGTGATCCCGCTCGCCAGTCTGGCCGTCGGGCTGATCCCGGTGGTGCTGTTCCTGCTCGCGCTGCAACTCATGGACAGTTTCAAGCTGGTCCACGGGCGCGACGTGCTGATCTCGATCCTGGCCGGCGGGACCGTGGCCTTGATCGCCTACCCGATCAATCAATGGGCCGAGATCGGACTCCATCTCGAGCCCGCGCTGGTACGGCGCTACATCGCACCACTGGTCGAGGAGTCGCTCAAGGCGATGTTCGTGATCCACCTGATCCGCCGCGAGCGGATCGGCTTCATGGTGGACGCCGGCATCCATGGTTTCGCGGTCGGCACCGGCTTCGCGCTGCTCGAGAACGTCTACTACGCCTGGAAGCTCAGCACGTTCAGCCTGGCGGTGTGGGTGGTGCGCGGGCTCGGCACCGCGGTGCTGCACGGCTCGACCACGGCGGTGGTCGCGATCCTGGCGCGCGATCTGACCGAGCGGCACGGATCGACAAGGCTGCACTGGTTCCTGCCCGGGCTCGCGCTCGCGATCGGCGCCCATTCGCTCTACAACCACCTGCTGCTCAATCCCCTGCTCGCGACGGTGATGCTGCTGTTCGCCATGCCGTTGCTGGTGATCGTGGTGTTCTCGCTGAGCGAGCGCGCCACCCGCGACTGGCTCGGGCGAGGGCTCGACGGTGACGTCGAGCGGCTCGAGCAGCTCCTGAATGGCGAGGTGCTCGGATCCCCGGTCGGCGAATACATGGAATCCATCCGCCATCGCTTCTCGGGCACCGTGCTCGCCGACATGCTGTGCCTGCTCCGGATCCACCTCGAGCTTTCGATTCGCGCCAAGGGTCTCCTGATCGCGCGCTCGGTGGGCGTCGATTTGCCGCCGGATCCTGAAGTGCGCTCCCGCCTCGTCGAAATGGACTTTTTGCGCCGAAGCATCGGCCCGACCGGCTGGCTCGCGCTGAATCCGCTGCTGCGCACCAGCCCGCGCGAGCTGTGGCAGATCAACCTGCTCAAGGCGTGATCGGCTGGTCCTTCGCGCCCATGATCAGGAGCCAGAGCGGCGTGACCAGCTCGATCGCTCGCAACCGCGACGCGATCGCGCCGATGGCCTGCGCGTGTGAAGGCGACAGCAGGTACGCCAGGCTGTCGGCCAGATAGGCGCCCCCCGCCACGAACAGCGAGAGCCCGAGCCACCGGGGGAGGAAGCCCGCCCGGTAGACCAGCCAGCCGAGCGGGAAGAGCCACAGCCCCATGAAGATCTCGCTCACCTGCATGACGCTCGAGTAGGACCCCAACGCCAGCATCGCCAGCGCATCCCGCTGCGCCTCGCCAAGCGCACGCCCGGGGCCGGCGGCATCGAGAATCCTCAGGGCATCGAGATGGTGCGCCTCCGCGACGAAAGCAAGCGGAATCTGGACGACGAGCAGAATCACCATCAGGGCGGCCGCCATCGCACCGGAGCCCTTCAGCAGGCGATACAGGACCAGCGCCACCGGGATGAACAGGGCCTGGCCGACGAGATCCGCGACGATCCCGCTGCGGAAGAAGGCTTCGGAGGCGAGGAGACTGCGGCTGGTGGCCGCGGCGTCCCCGTGCACGATCAGCTTCGATGGCACGTACATCAGCCCGTAGAAGCCGGGAATCGAGACAAGCAGGTAAGGCAGCCCGGCGAGCCGGGCGAGAGATCGGGTCGAGCGCATGCCGGGATTCTACGCAGGCCCGGCCCGGTTTGTTCGCTCGGGCGCTCCCGGACGTAGCAGGGTCAGGCGCGGTCCAGCGCCGACGCGCACCCGGAAACGCTCATGCCCCGGTCATCGCTGTTCCACTCCGCCCACGCCAGCCTCTGGCGCGTGTCAATTTCGCGCCGGGCCCGCTCCGCGTCGTTCGCGGCTCTCCTGCTGCCCGTGTGGCTGGCCGGCGCCCGCGCCCAGTCGCTCGATCCCCGGCTGTGGGTCGCCGACAGCCTCGTCTACGGCGTCACCCGCATCGGCAACACGCTCTACATCGGCGGCAACTTTCATCAGCTGGCGCCGCCAACCGGATGCTTCGCGAGCTTCGACGCCACCACCGGCGCGGTGATCCTGCCCACGCTTCGCGTGGACGCTCCGGTCTATGCGATGGTGTCGGACGGCGCGGGCGGCTGGTTCATCGGCGGCGATTTCCTCTACGTCGGGGGCCAGCCCCGGCAGCGCCTTGCCCACGTGCTGGCCAACGGCTCGGTCTCGCCGTGGAATCCGGGCACCAACAGCACCGTGTACGCGTTGCTCCTGAACGGAAGCAATCTCTACGTCGGCGGGTTCCTCGACACGCTGGGCGGGCAGCCGCGGCAGAACCTCGGCATGGTCGACGCCAACACCGGCGTCACCGCCAGCTGGAATCCCGGCGCCACCAACAAGGTCGAGTGCTTCCTGCTGTCGGGCAGCACGCTCTACGTGGGCGGCTCGTTCACTCAGCTCGGCGGCGCCTCTCACAGTGGACTCGGAGCGGTCGACGCGAACACCGGAACCGTGACCGCCTGGAACCCGCCGTTGTTCGGCGAGGTGAAAACCATGGCGCTCGGCGCGAGCGCGCTCTACGCGGGCGGCGGCTTCGTCACCAACACCACGCCCATGCGCACCTATCTGGCCAGCTTCAACCTGACCAACGGCGGCGTCACGCCGTGGAATCCGGTGCTGAACGGCGCCGTGCGCTCGCTGGCGCTCGGGGCGTCGGCGGTCTACATCGCCGGCGACTTCACCAGCGTGTTCTCCACCGCGCGCACCGGCATCGCCGCGGTGGATCCGGTGCTCAACAGCCTGCTCGCGTGGAATCCGACTCCCGATCTGAAGCCTCAGACGCTGCTGCTCGCGGGGAGCACGGTCTACGTTTCGGGACCGTTCACCATCATCGGCGGGCAGTTCAATCAGCACCTGGCGGCGGTGGACGCGTCTTCCGGCGTCGCGAGCGGCTGGAATCCCTCTCCCAACGACGTCGCATTCGCGCTCGCGTGGTCGGGCGGCCGCGTGGTGGCGGGCGGCGCGTTCGGCCTCGCGGGCGGAGTGACTCGCAATTATCTCGCCGCACTCGATCTTTCCACCGGCGCGCCGACCAGTTGGGATCCGGAGCCGGACTATCCGGTCGGCGACCTGGCCAGCTCGGGCAACACCATCTTCGCCACCGGGGCCTTCACCCACGTCGGCGGTCAGGCACGGCTGCGGCTCGCCGCGCTCGATGGCACCAGCGGGCTTGCGCTTCCCTCCTGGAGCGCCGACGTGGACGGACCCATCATCCACATTCTCGCCGGCGACCCCTGGCTCTACCTGATCGGCAACTTCAACTACGTCGGCGGCGTACACCGCGTGCGCATCGCGCGCGTGAGCGAGGCGAGCGGGGCGGTGAGCGGTTGGAACCCGGGCGGTGGCGCGATCCCCAACGCCATGAGCCTCCACAACCTGCTCTATCTTTCGTACCCGGTGGGTTCGTTCCTGCTCTCGGGAGTGATTCAGGCCGTCGACACCACGCTCGGGAACGCGACCTCGTTCAACGCCACCACCAACTTCCCGGCCTATTCGGTGGCGGCGGGACCCTCCGCGGTCTACATCGGCGGCGCGTTCTCGTCGGTCAACGGGTCGCCTCACAGCTGTCTCGCCGCGCTCGATCCCACAACCGGCGCCACGCTGGGATTCACCGCCGACGCCAACAGCAACGTGAACGAACTGGTGCTGGATGGCAATACGCTCTACGCCGGCGGGCAGTACACGCAGATCGCCGGGCAGCTGATCGCGGGCCTGGTGGGACTCGACGCCAGCAGCGGCACGGTCACCTGGAACCCGCTGATGGAGGGCCGGCCGATCGCGATCCTGCGCTCGAGCGGTAGATTCGACGCCGGCGGCCAGTTCGGCGCGGCTGGCGGCTTCTCGGCGTTCAACCTAGCGGGCTTTCTCGACGCGGGTTCGGCGGGAGTGCCCGAGGCGCCACCGAGCCAGTCGCTCGCGCTGCGGGCGTGGCCGAACCCGGCGCACGGCGCGGCCCGGGTCGACTATTCGCTACCGGCGGCGGCGCACGTGAGGCTCGAGCTCTACGACGTCGCCGGGCGGCGCCTCGCCACGCTCGCCGACGGTCCACGCGCGGCCGGCGTCCACTCCGAGAACTGGGACGCCGCCAGCGCGCGCGGCGCGGGCGGCGCGGGTGTCTACTTCCTGCGACTCGAAGCAGCCGGGCAGTCGATCACCCGGCGCGTCGCGGTCATGCGC is a genomic window of Candidatus Sulfotelmatobacter sp. containing:
- a CDS encoding ATP-binding protein, with translation PRPYPPLMLEQDFPRDFGSLEPIFGFVRSFLAARGIDDRHAWDLDLIVEELFTNMVKYAPGRHPIRVGLDWERPVLTVQLRDFGVPAFDPTRAPKPDVEAPVSERRAGGLGIHLVRSIADALEYQHRDGDSVVTVRKRLDP
- a CDS encoding STAS domain-containing protein, which produces MFEIQVVEQGLVRLTGRLDASQSDHAQSVLAELHHSLTLDCAQLDYISSAGIGVLMETYKRLTARGQTVRLVNLLPRVRNVFAYAGLDRIFTIE
- a CDS encoding sigma-70 family RNA polymerase sigma factor, translated to MTELDEIALVTRALNGDEEAFGDLVDAYGRVIYNLALRMVGDPEDARDLSQIAFVKAWEKLSTFDRQHRFFSWLYRIALNECLNFRKRRRVHEPLDVAMPSHQAGPEASYERSEESERVQVAMMRLRAEDREVLVLRHFLRLSHREMSEMMHVPEKTVKSRLHTARVRLEGQLRAQGVEAP
- a CDS encoding PrsW family glutamic-type intramembrane protease, whose product is MIPLASLAVGLIPVVLFLLALQLMDSFKLVHGRDVLISILAGGTVALIAYPINQWAEIGLHLEPALVRRYIAPLVEESLKAMFVIHLIRRERIGFMVDAGIHGFAVGTGFALLENVYYAWKLSTFSLAVWVVRGLGTAVLHGSTTAVVAILARDLTERHGSTRLHWFLPGLALAIGAHSLYNHLLLNPLLATVMLLFAMPLLVIVVFSLSERATRDWLGRGLDGDVERLEQLLNGEVLGSPVGEYMESIRHRFSGTVLADMLCLLRIHLELSIRAKGLLIARSVGVDLPPDPEVRSRLVEMDFLRRSIGPTGWLALNPLLRTSPRELWQINLLKA
- a CDS encoding DUF4386 domain-containing protein, with translation MRSTRSLARLAGLPYLLVSIPGFYGLMYVPSKLIVHGDAAATSRSLLASEAFFRSGIVADLVGQALFIPVALVLYRLLKGSGAMAAALMVILLVVQIPLAFVAEAHHLDALRILDAAGPGRALGEAQRDALAMLALGSYSSVMQVSEIFMGLWLFPLGWLVYRAGFLPRWLGLSLFVAGGAYLADSLAYLLSPSHAQAIGAIASRLRAIELVTPLWLLIMGAKDQPITP
- a CDS encoding T9SS type A sorting domain-containing protein, whose translation is MPRSSLFHSAHASLWRVSISRRARSASFAALLLPVWLAGARAQSLDPRLWVADSLVYGVTRIGNTLYIGGNFHQLAPPTGCFASFDATTGAVILPTLRVDAPVYAMVSDGAGGWFIGGDFLYVGGQPRQRLAHVLANGSVSPWNPGTNSTVYALLLNGSNLYVGGFLDTLGGQPRQNLGMVDANTGVTASWNPGATNKVECFLLSGSTLYVGGSFTQLGGASHSGLGAVDANTGTVTAWNPPLFGEVKTMALGASALYAGGGFVTNTTPMRTYLASFNLTNGGVTPWNPVLNGAVRSLALGASAVYIAGDFTSVFSTARTGIAAVDPVLNSLLAWNPTPDLKPQTLLLAGSTVYVSGPFTIIGGQFNQHLAAVDASSGVASGWNPSPNDVAFALAWSGGRVVAGGAFGLAGGVTRNYLAALDLSTGAPTSWDPEPDYPVGDLASSGNTIFATGAFTHVGGQARLRLAALDGTSGLALPSWSADVDGPIIHILAGDPWLYLIGNFNYVGGVHRVRIARVSEASGAVSGWNPGGGAIPNAMSLHNLLYLSYPVGSFLLSGVIQAVDTTLGNATSFNATTNFPAYSVAAGPSAVYIGGAFSSVNGSPHSCLAALDPTTGATLGFTADANSNVNELVLDGNTLYAGGQYTQIAGQLIAGLVGLDASSGTVTWNPLMEGRPIAILRSSGRFDAGGQFGAAGGFSAFNLAGFLDAGSAGVPEAPPSQSLALRAWPNPAHGAARVDYSLPAAAHVRLELYDVAGRRLATLADGPRAAGVHSENWDAASARGAGGAGVYFLRLEAAGQSITRRVAVMR